The Ignavibacteriales bacterium region CAAAGCGACATCGATGAGGTCTTTCGCAAAGCGCGTCTGTGCGTGGTTCCGTTCCCGCGTTCCCTTCCTGTTCATAGAGTATGAAAGCACGGATGAACCAAGCAGGAAACCGAGATACGGATAGAGTACAATGGAGACCAGTCCTCCGATCAAAATGAGGACGTGGAAGTGTTCCACTGACTGGGGAATTGCGAGAGTTTTTAGCAGATCCATCGTGCGTGTTCTTGGATGTGATCCTCGTGAGACAGAGGGTCTATTGTGGCCGAGTCAGGAGCGGCTTATACAGCTTTGACTGCCCCTCGGAGATCTTTTTGTACCACCCCTCAAAAGAGGCAGAGTCCATTGAAATCACTTTGTTGTACATATACGAATGCCGCAGGCCGCAGTATTCCGCGCAGGCAACGTCATACTCGGCGACTTTGTTGGTCTTGAACCACATGGTGTTCTCCCTGTTCGGGATCACATCCCTCTTGATCCTGAACGAAGGGATAAAGAACGAATGGTTGACATCAAGAGAATGCAGCGTCACCTTGATAGGCGTATTCACGGGGACGTAGAACGTATCTGCCCGAACGCCGTTGGGATACTCGAATGTCCATGACCACATCTGTGCGGTGACTTTGATGGGGACAGCGTCGCCGGGGATATTCGTCTGATCCAGATATCCCTTCCATCCCATATAGAACATTCCCATGAACAGCACAAGCGGGATGACAGTCCACACCACCTCGAGGGTGACGTTTCCCTCGATGTTCACAGGATGAGGATTTCTCTTTCGGCTGTAGCGTACGAGAAAAAATACCATAAACGCCAAAATACCGAGGAGAACCAGCGCGGAGATGCCGACGATCGACAAAAACGTTGCATCAACGGAGTCGGAAAATGGTGAAGTTCCTTGGAACATTCGTAGTCATCCTCAATGAAACGCGTAATCAAAAAAGGTCAAGACAAAGAAAATCAGAAGCACGAGGCCTGATACCGAAGCAAAAAGTCGGAACGTACGGTCCTCGAACCGGAGGTGCATAAACACGCTCAGGACAAGAAAACCCTTGATGGAGGCGATCGCTAGCGCCGTGACAATAATCCACCGTCCCAATTCGAGCCCCGCGAGGGCGACAGTGGTTCCGGTCAAAACCATGAGACCGGCCCAGAGCAGAATATACTGTCCGTAGCCGACCACGTGGACTTCGTGCGAGTGCTGATTGGCGTTTTCTGTCATACGTTGCGCCTAATGGACGAGATAAAAGAGTGGAAAAAGAAAAATCCA contains the following coding sequences:
- a CDS encoding cytochrome C oxidase subunit IV family protein, translated to MTENANQHSHEVHVVGYGQYILLWAGLMVLTGTTVALAGLELGRWIIVTALAIASIKGFLVLSVFMHLRFEDRTFRLFASVSGLVLLIFFVLTFFDYAFH
- the coxB gene encoding cytochrome c oxidase subunit II, encoding MFQGTSPFSDSVDATFLSIVGISALVLLGILAFMVFFLVRYSRKRNPHPVNIEGNVTLEVVWTVIPLVLFMGMFYMGWKGYLDQTNIPGDAVPIKVTAQMWSWTFEYPNGVRADTFYVPVNTPIKVTLHSLDVNHSFFIPSFRIKRDVIPNRENTMWFKTNKVAEYDVACAEYCGLRHSYMYNKVISMDSASFEGWYKKISEGQSKLYKPLLTRPQ